The following are encoded together in the Drosophila sechellia strain sech25 chromosome 3R, ASM438219v1, whole genome shotgun sequence genome:
- the LOC6606585 gene encoding C-terminal-binding protein isoform X6 yields MDKNLMMPKRSRIDVKGSFANGPLQARPLVALLDGRDCSIEMPILKDVATVAFCDAQSTSEIHEKVLNEAVGALMWHTIILTKEDLEKFKALRIIVRIGSGTDNIDVKAAGELGIAVCNVPGYGVEEVADTTMCLILNLYRRTYWLANMVREGKKFTGPEQVREAAHGCARIRGDTLGLVGLGRIGSAVALRAKAFGFNVIFYDPYLPDGIDKSLGLTRVYTLQDLLFQSDCVSLHCTLNEHNHHLINEFTIKQMRPGAFLVNTARGGLVDDETLALALKQGRIRAAALDVHENEPYNGALKDAPNLICTPHAAFFSDASATELREMAATEIRRAIVGNIPDVLRNCVNKEYFMRTPPAAAAGGVAAAVYPEGALHHRAHSTTPHDGPHSTTNLGSTVGGGPTTVAQAAAAAVAAAAAAALLPSPVPPHLSPQVGGLPLGIVSSQSPLSAPDPNNHLSSSIKTEVKAESTEAP; encoded by the exons ATGGACAAAAATCTGATGATGCCGAAGCGTTCGCGCATCGATGTCAAGGGCAGCTTTGCCAACGGACCGCTGCAAGCACGCCCACTGGTGGCCCTGCTCGATGGACGCGACTGCTCCATCGAGATGCCCATCCTGAAGGATGTGGCCACGGTGGCCTTTTGCGATGCACAGAGCACCTCCGAAATACACGAGAAG GTCCTCAACGAGGCAGTGGGAGCACTGATGTGGCACACCATCATCTTGACAAAGGAGGATCTTGAGAAGTTCAAAGCTTTACGCATTATCGTGCGCATCGGCAGCGGCACAGACAACATCGATGTGAAGGCGGCGGGCGAACTGGGCATCGCTGTGTGCAACGTTCCCGGCTACGGAGTCGAGGAGGTGGCGGACACGACGATGTGCCTCATCCTCAACCTCTACCGGCGGACATACTGGCTAGCGAACATGGTGCGCGAGGGCAAGAAGTTCACTGGACCCGAACAAGTGCGGGAGGCAGCGCAT GGCTGTGCACGCATCCGCGGCGACACCTTGGGTCTGGTGGGACTGGGCCGCATTGGAAGCGCCGTGGCCCTGCGGGCTAAGGCGTTCGGCTTCAACGTCATCTTCTACGATCCTTACCTGCCCGACGGCATCGACAAGTCGCTGGGCCTAACTCGCGTCTACACGCTGCAGGACCTGCTCTTCCAGTCCGACTGCGTCTCACTGCATTGCACGCTCAACGAGCACAACCATCATTTAATCAATGAATTCACAATTAAACAG ATGCGACCTGGTGCATTTCTGGTGAACACCGCACGCGGCGGTCTGGTCGATGACGAGACCCTGGCGTTGGCGCTGAAGCAGGGAAGGATAAGAGCTGCCGCCCTGGACGTTCACGAAAACGAACCTTACAAT GGCGCACTGAAGGATGCCCCAAATCTGATTTGCACACCGCACGCCGCCTTCTTCAGCGACGCGTCCGCAACGGAGCTGCGCGAAATGGCAGCCACCGAGATCCGCCGGGCGATCGTCGGCAATATTCCAGACGTGCTGAGGAATTGTGTCAACAAGGAGTACTTCATGCGCACGCCGcctgccgctgccgccggGGGCGTGGCGGCGGCTGTTTATCCCGAAG GCGCACTGCATCACCGGGCACACAGCACCACACCGCACGATGGCCCCCACAGTACAACCAACCTGGGCAGCACCGTAGGAGGCGGTCCGACGACAGTCGCTCAagctgccgctgcagctgtggccgctgcagcagccgccgccCTCCTGCCGTCGCCGGTTCCGCCGCACTTGTCGCCCCAGGTCGGCGGATTGCCGCTTGGAATTGTGAGTAGCCAATCG CCTCTGAGTGCGCCCGACCCTAATAATCATCTGTCATCGAGCATAAAAACGGAGGTGAAGGCCGAGTCAACGGAGGCGCCGTAG
- the LOC6606585 gene encoding C-terminal-binding protein isoform X5, with protein sequence MDKNLMMPKRSRIDVKGSFANGPLQARPLVALLDGRDCSIEMPILKDVATVAFCDAQSTSEIHEKVLNEAVGALMWHTIILTKEDLEKFKALRIIVRIGSGTDNIDVKAAGELGIAVCNVPGYGVEEVADTTMCLILNLYRRTYWLANMVREGKKFTGPEQVREAAHGCARIRGDTLGLVGLGRIGSAVALRAKAFGFNVIFYDPYLPDGIDKSLGLTRVYTLQDLLFQSDCVSLHCTLNEHNHHLINEFTIKQMRPGAFLVNTARGGLVDDETLALALKQGRIRAAALDVHENEPYNGALKDAPNLICTPHAAFFSDASATELREMAATEIRRAIVGNIPDVLRNCVNKEYFMRTPPAAAAGGVAAAVYPEGLNGGYYTGALHHRAHSTTPHDGPHSTTNLGSTVGGGPTTVAQAAAAAVAAAAAAALLPSPVPPHLSPQVGGLPLGIPLSAPDPNNHLSSSIKTEVKAESTEAP encoded by the exons ATGGACAAAAATCTGATGATGCCGAAGCGTTCGCGCATCGATGTCAAGGGCAGCTTTGCCAACGGACCGCTGCAAGCACGCCCACTGGTGGCCCTGCTCGATGGACGCGACTGCTCCATCGAGATGCCCATCCTGAAGGATGTGGCCACGGTGGCCTTTTGCGATGCACAGAGCACCTCCGAAATACACGAGAAG GTCCTCAACGAGGCAGTGGGAGCACTGATGTGGCACACCATCATCTTGACAAAGGAGGATCTTGAGAAGTTCAAAGCTTTACGCATTATCGTGCGCATCGGCAGCGGCACAGACAACATCGATGTGAAGGCGGCGGGCGAACTGGGCATCGCTGTGTGCAACGTTCCCGGCTACGGAGTCGAGGAGGTGGCGGACACGACGATGTGCCTCATCCTCAACCTCTACCGGCGGACATACTGGCTAGCGAACATGGTGCGCGAGGGCAAGAAGTTCACTGGACCCGAACAAGTGCGGGAGGCAGCGCAT GGCTGTGCACGCATCCGCGGCGACACCTTGGGTCTGGTGGGACTGGGCCGCATTGGAAGCGCCGTGGCCCTGCGGGCTAAGGCGTTCGGCTTCAACGTCATCTTCTACGATCCTTACCTGCCCGACGGCATCGACAAGTCGCTGGGCCTAACTCGCGTCTACACGCTGCAGGACCTGCTCTTCCAGTCCGACTGCGTCTCACTGCATTGCACGCTCAACGAGCACAACCATCATTTAATCAATGAATTCACAATTAAACAG ATGCGACCTGGTGCATTTCTGGTGAACACCGCACGCGGCGGTCTGGTCGATGACGAGACCCTGGCGTTGGCGCTGAAGCAGGGAAGGATAAGAGCTGCCGCCCTGGACGTTCACGAAAACGAACCTTACAAT GGCGCACTGAAGGATGCCCCAAATCTGATTTGCACACCGCACGCCGCCTTCTTCAGCGACGCGTCCGCAACGGAGCTGCGCGAAATGGCAGCCACCGAGATCCGCCGGGCGATCGTCGGCAATATTCCAGACGTGCTGAGGAATTGTGTCAACAAGGAGTACTTCATGCGCACGCCGcctgccgctgccgccggGGGCGTGGCGGCGGCTGTTTATCCCGAAG GATTAAATGGCGGCTATTATACAGGCGCACTGCATCACCGGGCACACAGCACCACACCGCACGATGGCCCCCACAGTACAACCAACCTGGGCAGCACCGTAGGAGGCGGTCCGACGACAGTCGCTCAagctgccgctgcagctgtggccgctgcagcagccgccgccCTCCTGCCGTCGCCGGTTCCGCCGCACTTGTCGCCCCAGGTCGGCGGATTGCCGCTTGGAATT CCTCTGAGTGCGCCCGACCCTAATAATCATCTGTCATCGAGCATAAAAACGGAGGTGAAGGCCGAGTCAACGGAGGCGCCGTAG
- the LOC6606585 gene encoding C-terminal-binding protein isoform X2 — translation MDKNLMMPKRSRIDVKGSFANGPLQARPLVALLDGRDCSIEMPILKDVATVAFCDAQSTSEIHEKVLNEAVGALMWHTIILTKEDLEKFKALRIIVRIGSGTDNIDVKAAGELGIAVCNVPGYGVEEVADTTMCLILNLYRRTYWLANMVREGKKFTGPEQVREAAHGCARIRGDTLGLVGLGRIGSAVALRAKAFGFNVIFYDPYLPDGIDKSLGLTRVYTLQDLLFQSDCVSLHCTLNEHNHHLINEFTIKQMRPGAFLVNTARGGLVDDETLALALKQGRIRAAALDVHENEPYNGALKDAPNLICTPHAAFFSDASATELREMAATEIRRAIVGNIPDVLRNCVNKEYFMRTPPAAAAGGVAAAVYPEGLNGGYYTGALHHRAHSTTPHDGPHSTTNLGSTVGGGPTTVAQAAAAAVAAAAAAALLPSPVPPHLSPQVGGLPLGIVSSQSPLSAPDPNNHLSSSIKTEVKAESTEAP, via the exons ATGGACAAAAATCTGATGATGCCGAAGCGTTCGCGCATCGATGTCAAGGGCAGCTTTGCCAACGGACCGCTGCAAGCACGCCCACTGGTGGCCCTGCTCGATGGACGCGACTGCTCCATCGAGATGCCCATCCTGAAGGATGTGGCCACGGTGGCCTTTTGCGATGCACAGAGCACCTCCGAAATACACGAGAAG GTCCTCAACGAGGCAGTGGGAGCACTGATGTGGCACACCATCATCTTGACAAAGGAGGATCTTGAGAAGTTCAAAGCTTTACGCATTATCGTGCGCATCGGCAGCGGCACAGACAACATCGATGTGAAGGCGGCGGGCGAACTGGGCATCGCTGTGTGCAACGTTCCCGGCTACGGAGTCGAGGAGGTGGCGGACACGACGATGTGCCTCATCCTCAACCTCTACCGGCGGACATACTGGCTAGCGAACATGGTGCGCGAGGGCAAGAAGTTCACTGGACCCGAACAAGTGCGGGAGGCAGCGCAT GGCTGTGCACGCATCCGCGGCGACACCTTGGGTCTGGTGGGACTGGGCCGCATTGGAAGCGCCGTGGCCCTGCGGGCTAAGGCGTTCGGCTTCAACGTCATCTTCTACGATCCTTACCTGCCCGACGGCATCGACAAGTCGCTGGGCCTAACTCGCGTCTACACGCTGCAGGACCTGCTCTTCCAGTCCGACTGCGTCTCACTGCATTGCACGCTCAACGAGCACAACCATCATTTAATCAATGAATTCACAATTAAACAG ATGCGACCTGGTGCATTTCTGGTGAACACCGCACGCGGCGGTCTGGTCGATGACGAGACCCTGGCGTTGGCGCTGAAGCAGGGAAGGATAAGAGCTGCCGCCCTGGACGTTCACGAAAACGAACCTTACAAT GGCGCACTGAAGGATGCCCCAAATCTGATTTGCACACCGCACGCCGCCTTCTTCAGCGACGCGTCCGCAACGGAGCTGCGCGAAATGGCAGCCACCGAGATCCGCCGGGCGATCGTCGGCAATATTCCAGACGTGCTGAGGAATTGTGTCAACAAGGAGTACTTCATGCGCACGCCGcctgccgctgccgccggGGGCGTGGCGGCGGCTGTTTATCCCGAAG GATTAAATGGCGGCTATTATACAGGCGCACTGCATCACCGGGCACACAGCACCACACCGCACGATGGCCCCCACAGTACAACCAACCTGGGCAGCACCGTAGGAGGCGGTCCGACGACAGTCGCTCAagctgccgctgcagctgtggccgctgcagcagccgccgccCTCCTGCCGTCGCCGGTTCCGCCGCACTTGTCGCCCCAGGTCGGCGGATTGCCGCTTGGAATTGTGAGTAGCCAATCG CCTCTGAGTGCGCCCGACCCTAATAATCATCTGTCATCGAGCATAAAAACGGAGGTGAAGGCCGAGTCAACGGAGGCGCCGTAG
- the LOC6606585 gene encoding C-terminal-binding protein isoform X4, producing MDKNLMMPKRSRIDVKGSFANGPLQARPLVALLDGRDCSIEMPILKDVATVAFCDAQSTSEIHEKVLNEAVGALMWHTIILTKEDLEKFKALRIIVRIGSGTDNIDVKAAGELGIAVCNVPGYGVEEVADTTMCLILNLYRRTYWLANMVREGKKFTGPEQVREAAHGCARIRGDTLGLVGLGRIGSAVALRAKAFGFNVIFYDPYLPDGIDKSLGLTRVYTLQDLLFQSDCVSLHCTLNEHNHHLINEFTIKQMRPGAFLVNTARGGLVDDETLALALKQGRIRAAALDVHENEPYNVFQGALKDAPNLICTPHAAFFSDASATELREMAATEIRRAIVGNIPDVLRNCVNKEYFMRTPPAAAAGGVAAAVYPEGALHHRAHSTTPHDGPHSTTNLGSTVGGGPTTVAQAAAAAVAAAAAAALLPSPVPPHLSPQVGGLPLGIVSSQSPLSAPDPNNHLSSSIKTEVKAESTEAP from the exons ATGGACAAAAATCTGATGATGCCGAAGCGTTCGCGCATCGATGTCAAGGGCAGCTTTGCCAACGGACCGCTGCAAGCACGCCCACTGGTGGCCCTGCTCGATGGACGCGACTGCTCCATCGAGATGCCCATCCTGAAGGATGTGGCCACGGTGGCCTTTTGCGATGCACAGAGCACCTCCGAAATACACGAGAAG GTCCTCAACGAGGCAGTGGGAGCACTGATGTGGCACACCATCATCTTGACAAAGGAGGATCTTGAGAAGTTCAAAGCTTTACGCATTATCGTGCGCATCGGCAGCGGCACAGACAACATCGATGTGAAGGCGGCGGGCGAACTGGGCATCGCTGTGTGCAACGTTCCCGGCTACGGAGTCGAGGAGGTGGCGGACACGACGATGTGCCTCATCCTCAACCTCTACCGGCGGACATACTGGCTAGCGAACATGGTGCGCGAGGGCAAGAAGTTCACTGGACCCGAACAAGTGCGGGAGGCAGCGCAT GGCTGTGCACGCATCCGCGGCGACACCTTGGGTCTGGTGGGACTGGGCCGCATTGGAAGCGCCGTGGCCCTGCGGGCTAAGGCGTTCGGCTTCAACGTCATCTTCTACGATCCTTACCTGCCCGACGGCATCGACAAGTCGCTGGGCCTAACTCGCGTCTACACGCTGCAGGACCTGCTCTTCCAGTCCGACTGCGTCTCACTGCATTGCACGCTCAACGAGCACAACCATCATTTAATCAATGAATTCACAATTAAACAG ATGCGACCTGGTGCATTTCTGGTGAACACCGCACGCGGCGGTCTGGTCGATGACGAGACCCTGGCGTTGGCGCTGAAGCAGGGAAGGATAAGAGCTGCCGCCCTGGACGTTCACGAAAACGAACCTTACAATGTATTTCAA GGCGCACTGAAGGATGCCCCAAATCTGATTTGCACACCGCACGCCGCCTTCTTCAGCGACGCGTCCGCAACGGAGCTGCGCGAAATGGCAGCCACCGAGATCCGCCGGGCGATCGTCGGCAATATTCCAGACGTGCTGAGGAATTGTGTCAACAAGGAGTACTTCATGCGCACGCCGcctgccgctgccgccggGGGCGTGGCGGCGGCTGTTTATCCCGAAG GCGCACTGCATCACCGGGCACACAGCACCACACCGCACGATGGCCCCCACAGTACAACCAACCTGGGCAGCACCGTAGGAGGCGGTCCGACGACAGTCGCTCAagctgccgctgcagctgtggccgctgcagcagccgccgccCTCCTGCCGTCGCCGGTTCCGCCGCACTTGTCGCCCCAGGTCGGCGGATTGCCGCTTGGAATTGTGAGTAGCCAATCG CCTCTGAGTGCGCCCGACCCTAATAATCATCTGTCATCGAGCATAAAAACGGAGGTGAAGGCCGAGTCAACGGAGGCGCCGTAG
- the LOC6606585 gene encoding C-terminal-binding protein isoform X3, whose product MDKNLMMPKRSRIDVKGSFANGPLQARPLVALLDGRDCSIEMPILKDVATVAFCDAQSTSEIHEKVLNEAVGALMWHTIILTKEDLEKFKALRIIVRIGSGTDNIDVKAAGELGIAVCNVPGYGVEEVADTTMCLILNLYRRTYWLANMVREGKKFTGPEQVREAAHGCARIRGDTLGLVGLGRIGSAVALRAKAFGFNVIFYDPYLPDGIDKSLGLTRVYTLQDLLFQSDCVSLHCTLNEHNHHLINEFTIKQMRPGAFLVNTARGGLVDDETLALALKQGRIRAAALDVHENEPYNVFQGALKDAPNLICTPHAAFFSDASATELREMAATEIRRAIVGNIPDVLRNCVNKEYFMRTPPAAAAGGVAAAVYPEGLNGGYYTGALHHRAHSTTPHDGPHSTTNLGSTVGGGPTTVAQAAAAAVAAAAAAALLPSPVPPHLSPQVGGLPLGIPLSAPDPNNHLSSSIKTEVKAESTEAP is encoded by the exons ATGGACAAAAATCTGATGATGCCGAAGCGTTCGCGCATCGATGTCAAGGGCAGCTTTGCCAACGGACCGCTGCAAGCACGCCCACTGGTGGCCCTGCTCGATGGACGCGACTGCTCCATCGAGATGCCCATCCTGAAGGATGTGGCCACGGTGGCCTTTTGCGATGCACAGAGCACCTCCGAAATACACGAGAAG GTCCTCAACGAGGCAGTGGGAGCACTGATGTGGCACACCATCATCTTGACAAAGGAGGATCTTGAGAAGTTCAAAGCTTTACGCATTATCGTGCGCATCGGCAGCGGCACAGACAACATCGATGTGAAGGCGGCGGGCGAACTGGGCATCGCTGTGTGCAACGTTCCCGGCTACGGAGTCGAGGAGGTGGCGGACACGACGATGTGCCTCATCCTCAACCTCTACCGGCGGACATACTGGCTAGCGAACATGGTGCGCGAGGGCAAGAAGTTCACTGGACCCGAACAAGTGCGGGAGGCAGCGCAT GGCTGTGCACGCATCCGCGGCGACACCTTGGGTCTGGTGGGACTGGGCCGCATTGGAAGCGCCGTGGCCCTGCGGGCTAAGGCGTTCGGCTTCAACGTCATCTTCTACGATCCTTACCTGCCCGACGGCATCGACAAGTCGCTGGGCCTAACTCGCGTCTACACGCTGCAGGACCTGCTCTTCCAGTCCGACTGCGTCTCACTGCATTGCACGCTCAACGAGCACAACCATCATTTAATCAATGAATTCACAATTAAACAG ATGCGACCTGGTGCATTTCTGGTGAACACCGCACGCGGCGGTCTGGTCGATGACGAGACCCTGGCGTTGGCGCTGAAGCAGGGAAGGATAAGAGCTGCCGCCCTGGACGTTCACGAAAACGAACCTTACAATGTATTTCAA GGCGCACTGAAGGATGCCCCAAATCTGATTTGCACACCGCACGCCGCCTTCTTCAGCGACGCGTCCGCAACGGAGCTGCGCGAAATGGCAGCCACCGAGATCCGCCGGGCGATCGTCGGCAATATTCCAGACGTGCTGAGGAATTGTGTCAACAAGGAGTACTTCATGCGCACGCCGcctgccgctgccgccggGGGCGTGGCGGCGGCTGTTTATCCCGAAG GATTAAATGGCGGCTATTATACAGGCGCACTGCATCACCGGGCACACAGCACCACACCGCACGATGGCCCCCACAGTACAACCAACCTGGGCAGCACCGTAGGAGGCGGTCCGACGACAGTCGCTCAagctgccgctgcagctgtggccgctgcagcagccgccgccCTCCTGCCGTCGCCGGTTCCGCCGCACTTGTCGCCCCAGGTCGGCGGATTGCCGCTTGGAATT CCTCTGAGTGCGCCCGACCCTAATAATCATCTGTCATCGAGCATAAAAACGGAGGTGAAGGCCGAGTCAACGGAGGCGCCGTAG
- the LOC6606585 gene encoding C-terminal-binding protein isoform X1, whose translation MDKNLMMPKRSRIDVKGSFANGPLQARPLVALLDGRDCSIEMPILKDVATVAFCDAQSTSEIHEKVLNEAVGALMWHTIILTKEDLEKFKALRIIVRIGSGTDNIDVKAAGELGIAVCNVPGYGVEEVADTTMCLILNLYRRTYWLANMVREGKKFTGPEQVREAAHGCARIRGDTLGLVGLGRIGSAVALRAKAFGFNVIFYDPYLPDGIDKSLGLTRVYTLQDLLFQSDCVSLHCTLNEHNHHLINEFTIKQMRPGAFLVNTARGGLVDDETLALALKQGRIRAAALDVHENEPYNVFQGALKDAPNLICTPHAAFFSDASATELREMAATEIRRAIVGNIPDVLRNCVNKEYFMRTPPAAAAGGVAAAVYPEGLNGGYYTGALHHRAHSTTPHDGPHSTTNLGSTVGGGPTTVAQAAAAAVAAAAAAALLPSPVPPHLSPQVGGLPLGIVSSQSPLSAPDPNNHLSSSIKTEVKAESTEAP comes from the exons ATGGACAAAAATCTGATGATGCCGAAGCGTTCGCGCATCGATGTCAAGGGCAGCTTTGCCAACGGACCGCTGCAAGCACGCCCACTGGTGGCCCTGCTCGATGGACGCGACTGCTCCATCGAGATGCCCATCCTGAAGGATGTGGCCACGGTGGCCTTTTGCGATGCACAGAGCACCTCCGAAATACACGAGAAG GTCCTCAACGAGGCAGTGGGAGCACTGATGTGGCACACCATCATCTTGACAAAGGAGGATCTTGAGAAGTTCAAAGCTTTACGCATTATCGTGCGCATCGGCAGCGGCACAGACAACATCGATGTGAAGGCGGCGGGCGAACTGGGCATCGCTGTGTGCAACGTTCCCGGCTACGGAGTCGAGGAGGTGGCGGACACGACGATGTGCCTCATCCTCAACCTCTACCGGCGGACATACTGGCTAGCGAACATGGTGCGCGAGGGCAAGAAGTTCACTGGACCCGAACAAGTGCGGGAGGCAGCGCAT GGCTGTGCACGCATCCGCGGCGACACCTTGGGTCTGGTGGGACTGGGCCGCATTGGAAGCGCCGTGGCCCTGCGGGCTAAGGCGTTCGGCTTCAACGTCATCTTCTACGATCCTTACCTGCCCGACGGCATCGACAAGTCGCTGGGCCTAACTCGCGTCTACACGCTGCAGGACCTGCTCTTCCAGTCCGACTGCGTCTCACTGCATTGCACGCTCAACGAGCACAACCATCATTTAATCAATGAATTCACAATTAAACAG ATGCGACCTGGTGCATTTCTGGTGAACACCGCACGCGGCGGTCTGGTCGATGACGAGACCCTGGCGTTGGCGCTGAAGCAGGGAAGGATAAGAGCTGCCGCCCTGGACGTTCACGAAAACGAACCTTACAATGTATTTCAA GGCGCACTGAAGGATGCCCCAAATCTGATTTGCACACCGCACGCCGCCTTCTTCAGCGACGCGTCCGCAACGGAGCTGCGCGAAATGGCAGCCACCGAGATCCGCCGGGCGATCGTCGGCAATATTCCAGACGTGCTGAGGAATTGTGTCAACAAGGAGTACTTCATGCGCACGCCGcctgccgctgccgccggGGGCGTGGCGGCGGCTGTTTATCCCGAAG GATTAAATGGCGGCTATTATACAGGCGCACTGCATCACCGGGCACACAGCACCACACCGCACGATGGCCCCCACAGTACAACCAACCTGGGCAGCACCGTAGGAGGCGGTCCGACGACAGTCGCTCAagctgccgctgcagctgtggccgctgcagcagccgccgccCTCCTGCCGTCGCCGGTTCCGCCGCACTTGTCGCCCCAGGTCGGCGGATTGCCGCTTGGAATTGTGAGTAGCCAATCG CCTCTGAGTGCGCCCGACCCTAATAATCATCTGTCATCGAGCATAAAAACGGAGGTGAAGGCCGAGTCAACGGAGGCGCCGTAG
- the LOC6606585 gene encoding C-terminal-binding protein isoform X8, whose product MDKNLMMPKRSRIDVKGSFANGPLQARPLVALLDGRDCSIEMPILKDVATVAFCDAQSTSEIHEKVLNEAVGALMWHTIILTKEDLEKFKALRIIVRIGSGTDNIDVKAAGELGIAVCNVPGYGVEEVADTTMCLILNLYRRTYWLANMVREGKKFTGPEQVREAAHGCARIRGDTLGLVGLGRIGSAVALRAKAFGFNVIFYDPYLPDGIDKSLGLTRVYTLQDLLFQSDCVSLHCTLNEHNHHLINEFTIKQMRPGAFLVNTARGGLVDDETLALALKQGRIRAAALDVHENEPYNVFQGALKDAPNLICTPHAAFFSDASATELREMAATEIRRAIVGNIPDVLRNCVNKEYFMRTPPAAAAGGVAAAVYPEASECARP is encoded by the exons ATGGACAAAAATCTGATGATGCCGAAGCGTTCGCGCATCGATGTCAAGGGCAGCTTTGCCAACGGACCGCTGCAAGCACGCCCACTGGTGGCCCTGCTCGATGGACGCGACTGCTCCATCGAGATGCCCATCCTGAAGGATGTGGCCACGGTGGCCTTTTGCGATGCACAGAGCACCTCCGAAATACACGAGAAG GTCCTCAACGAGGCAGTGGGAGCACTGATGTGGCACACCATCATCTTGACAAAGGAGGATCTTGAGAAGTTCAAAGCTTTACGCATTATCGTGCGCATCGGCAGCGGCACAGACAACATCGATGTGAAGGCGGCGGGCGAACTGGGCATCGCTGTGTGCAACGTTCCCGGCTACGGAGTCGAGGAGGTGGCGGACACGACGATGTGCCTCATCCTCAACCTCTACCGGCGGACATACTGGCTAGCGAACATGGTGCGCGAGGGCAAGAAGTTCACTGGACCCGAACAAGTGCGGGAGGCAGCGCAT GGCTGTGCACGCATCCGCGGCGACACCTTGGGTCTGGTGGGACTGGGCCGCATTGGAAGCGCCGTGGCCCTGCGGGCTAAGGCGTTCGGCTTCAACGTCATCTTCTACGATCCTTACCTGCCCGACGGCATCGACAAGTCGCTGGGCCTAACTCGCGTCTACACGCTGCAGGACCTGCTCTTCCAGTCCGACTGCGTCTCACTGCATTGCACGCTCAACGAGCACAACCATCATTTAATCAATGAATTCACAATTAAACAG ATGCGACCTGGTGCATTTCTGGTGAACACCGCACGCGGCGGTCTGGTCGATGACGAGACCCTGGCGTTGGCGCTGAAGCAGGGAAGGATAAGAGCTGCCGCCCTGGACGTTCACGAAAACGAACCTTACAATGTATTTCAA GGCGCACTGAAGGATGCCCCAAATCTGATTTGCACACCGCACGCCGCCTTCTTCAGCGACGCGTCCGCAACGGAGCTGCGCGAAATGGCAGCCACCGAGATCCGCCGGGCGATCGTCGGCAATATTCCAGACGTGCTGAGGAATTGTGTCAACAAGGAGTACTTCATGCGCACGCCGcctgccgctgccgccggGGGCGTGGCGGCGGCTGTTTATCCCGAAG CCTCTGAGTGCGCCCGACCCTAA